The following nucleotide sequence is from Thunnus albacares chromosome 15, fThuAlb1.1, whole genome shotgun sequence.
AATGTGGGCTTGTTTATCCATGGACgaaactgccttttttttaagtctgtcatGTGGCATGTGCACATGTTTTTGCAACGTGATCAAAGCTCAGGCTTGGACAGAAACCCTATCTGCACCCCCACCTCTCAGCCCAGCCCGTATACACTCAGTCTATACTGTAAGAGCAGCCAGTCTTCAGTGGCTGTGGATACTCTGATACACTGATTTTGTTGTGAAATTTTAAATTCCCCTATAAGTTTCCTTACACTTTATTATTCAATTTAATGCCTTGTGCATCTATTTATATGAATTCCCATGTAATTAATCCttacatgtttgtctttttttgttatttctgtgaACTTTAGGATCTGAAGTAGattttaaagtaaagtttgcatgtgttttgtgAATGCTTGGCTGCACAACAGGGATTTTAAAGTATGGACCCACCtctgtgcatggcagagttgaaaaggttaaagttgtttttacatgtttttatagCCTGTTGTTGCTTCTCAGAAACTGTACAGACCAGCTCTGCTGACAAGCACACCGACACTGCCAGATATATATCAGAGGTCCACAAAACATCCAGAATAGATAGTTATTTAAAGCAAATgcctgtactgtatatattacagTGTAACTGCACAAAAGAAACCAAAAGCACTTTTGCTTGTGCAGTTAGCAGCTCTCTTGAGGAAAAGTCAGCATTTCCTATAAGCCAGAGGCTACAGCTGTGCATTCCTCAGCCACGTGATGTGATAGAGTGAGGCATGGAGGGCATTCAaccacaaacatacacatatagGATACTTCTTAAAACGCACGTGAGAGCAAAGGAAAattgtaaacacaacataccttgtatatattttagtgtttttattaaaataaatttcaaaAATGTACACAGTATACAGTAGCTTTTGACACCCTTTTACAACAAAGGTGTAAAACATCATTAGGATTCAAAAAGAGAAGTCATTTGTGAGTGAATTATTAAAAGCATCACATCCTTCTGGAatttgtatacagtatgtatgtagtACAGCGTGTATAATCACAGTAAAAAATATGTCAAGTGAGCAAGTCAAAAGTAATGAGGAGAATGAGATATCTCTGTAAGGTTACATTATGATCTAAAAATTCTTAGCCACCAAATATGTCACCACTTTTATATTTTCCTTGAAAGCAACTCAGGTATTCCTCTTTCAAGCACACAATACCTCAGGCAAAAATTTCCCCTACACAAGTGGTGCAGATCTTCATTTCCCTTTCATCCAGTataaaaacattacagtttTATGATGTGGAGTGCCTTATGAAGTCTTTTATGTAGCTCTCACCAGGAGGGATTTTTGGTCTGGGGATTTGATCCCTCCGCAGTcattgaaaatgttcaaaagaGCCGCCTCGATAGAGAAGAGGTGATCGTCCTCTACGTCAGGGCAGTAAACCCTCATGAACTCCGCCAGGCGGACCAGGTATTCAATATTGTTGCCCATGTTGCCTCTACAGATGGCAATCTGGGTGGCGATTTCCTTGTCCGATGCTGGGCCGAGGTAAGTGGGGTTGTCCGAGGTAGCAATGTAGACAAGGGCGGGGACGCTATCCTGACCCTTCTCTTGAGGGATGAACTCTACCACTTCTGTCATGTAACCCCCCAACACCACCTCTCTCATGTTCAGGTACTGAAGGGACTGATCAAGCTGGGAGTCAGCCACTTCATAGGCTACTCCCCATGTGCAAGCCTGGAGGCAAAACATGTGGAGATGCAGTAGTTAGCATAGTTTGACCCAATGTCAGTATTAATTATGGTAAGAGAAGCCTTTTGAATACTCTGCCAACACCCAAGACAAGTTTGACCTTAATTAGTAAACTCtgacagatgaaaaaaacaacacagtgacaTGTATCAAACTGATATGAATGatataagaaaaaaagtatCTTTATCCAGCATTTGCCATGATATCATTAGATATAATAGTCTGGATAAATAAAGGTCTTCATTGTCAAAAAAGCAGGTTGTAAAATTGGACATTTGAAAACTGGCAGATTCTTTGGAATAGTTGTCAATAACATTTCccttcatttttgtcatttttatcagAGTTTTAGGATACTAATGGTAGGACAGGCAATATAAAAATGGCATCGACAACACTGCACGCTGCATGCTTGTAGTATCAAAATAGACTGGGTACTTCCAAAAACAAGGACACGGTAGGACAAGTCTTACCTCCTGATCCTTCACCAGTGTGACCACTCTGCCTGGCTGTGGAGAGATTAAGGACGCACACAGTGAGGACAGGACAGCTCAGCACATCACACGACAGGAAAGTTTTCAGCTTAATCAATTACACaagtaaatgatgatgatgatattttatCAGTTTGAAAAACAATACCATAAATTAATGTTTCAAATCTCACTTTTTCCTTGTCCCCTCGATAGAAATCATCTCCCTGCCAGAAGCGTCTTTTGTATCCTCTAATGTAGCCGATTTTGCTCTTCTTGTATGCAAAATCAGGTTTCCACACTAAGGAGCCATATCCAAATATCCACATGCTCTTCTCTTTTAAGATGTCCCGAGGTTTCATTGTAGTCTTTTGGCTGTGTTTAAAACAAGAACTGAGACAAAGACGTTTATGTCGCTACTGTCAACAAGTAGTTGCTCTCCGAagtttcctctcttttttctgttgcttCACACATTCCACCACATCACACTGTGACTCCTAAATCTCAGTACAGTCTTTCAACAAGCGTATAGCGTCTGTCAATATGTCTTCAAAAATACTGCATGGATGTGTGGATGCTGTCtcttatgtactgtatgtacaagcACCATAGACAAGCACGTGTATTTGTTGTTCAGAGAACGTCAGAACGAGACGTTCCCGACCAATGAAATCAAAGAGGGGGCGGGTTTTGGGAAAACATAAACCAATCAGGATCCTTTTAGGAATAGAGGCGAACACGGGCGCATTCAGACCGGACGAAATGCAGCAAAACGTTTATATTTAAATGGAGACGGTGGTGCGCTGGACACCCTGTTGTGTTACGCAAGCGCACTGGCATTTtaatacgtgtgtgtgtgtgtgtgtgtgtgtgtgtgtgtgtgtgtgtgtgtgtgtgtgtgttcttcagAAATGATTGACTGCTGCAGTGACAAGAAATGAGGAAGAATGGATGTTTTGACAACTAAAATTTGACCTCTACACTCAGCAGTCATCTAATTTTTCCTTCTACTGTAAgacattttttgatttttacatCATGGTCAGGGGCTTGTATTGTTACTACTCCTTTGGCGTgtgtctttatttgtttatgcaTCTTTGCGTGTCAAACAGCCACTCATTGTCCAGAAGGTAATCACACACCTATAAATAGAACTATTTAGCTCCTAGGACTGTTGTATCTGTGCTCTCTTAAGCTCATTAAGTGTCCGTGTTCAGCTCAGGTGTGTGGCGCCCTGTTGTGACCCACGCAGGCCGATCACTTGAATGAATGACTGGGATGATGTGCCCTCTGCCTGTCAACTCAACAGGCATGCTGTTTTATGAGCTGAGatatgaaagaggaagagactCCTTTCTTTAAACTTCACACAAAGCTTACTGCCCTCAAGTGGCAGTAAAGGACATTGCTGTGTAACTGTCAAACGCTAATTTGATGCTTTGATATTAGGAGTTCATGTGAGTAAAGAGAAAGATGACAGTGTAATGTGCTGGTTTGTTATGGACTCAACAGTGGCTGGGCTCCGGGGCCTGTCCGCTGTGCTCACACTCCATATTTTCTCATTGACACAGGCGTGAGCATATGTCGAGTGAAGTTCCTCATTTCTCACCCGTCCCCTTCTCCTTCCAGCTTTTAGCGAGAGCAATAAGATAACTTATCATCATAGATCATATCTGCCCTCTGCCTCATTTACTCAGCGTTATcatatgtaaacatacagtagcgGCTCAGAGAAGCAGTTAAGTAGAAAGAACACAAGGattctttattttcacatacagatttttttaaatatatatctttTTGTTTGAGTAATTCCTTACATTGCTGCCAATTACAGTACTGTCCACTGAATGATGATTGCTAGCACATTGATTTCACATCACACCAACATAGATGTCATGGACATAGACATGGAATCATTAGAAAAGCTACTAGGCCAAATATCAGGGTATCTATAGACAATGAAGCCACTTCCACACCAGCTGACACAAATAAAGACTCTAGATGATCCCAACATTTAAATTATGATCTCTATTTGACCACTTGTACACTCAACCATTGAagaccaacaaacaaacagtgtaCCAGATATGTattcattgtttctttttgtaacaaaaaaaaaaaaataataaaacaccaacaacactttaaaaataaattcaccTTTTTGGGGCATCAACTTAAAAACAGTTCATACTTCTAATCtcaacatataaatatacagtatatacaaaatAATCTTATAAAACATAGAAAGATCAGTGCTTCATCTTCTTAAATTACTAATGAAATACTAATCttacaaaataacattattgGTTCAGTAATTTCCATTGAAGGCGTCCTTGGTACGATAGTCACTTCatgtatttctttgtctttatttaagGGTGATCTTGCATAAGGTAAAACAAGGCCTTATCATGAGTTTCCCTGCATGGCGCAATAGCATATTGCATCTCTTGAACTTTTTGTTACCTCCCTTTTGCTGTGCAAAGGAATCAAGAGAAGATAAGGCGGGGcacaatgtttttcttaaacacatatacagtataaggcTTTTGATCTAGGCTGCATACattctcataaaaaaaagatttgatttaCAAAACTGATAACCCTAAATATCCTTCAAAAATGAACCGTTTTCAGtagtttttgtcctttttttgaTTTGAGCACAATGCTGATTTTTGTTTGCATAGCGCATTGCAAGCCACAAATAAAATGGCAAAGGCTGGCTCCTTCCACAGGCTTGTTGGCAGTAAGTTGATTTGTTGATTGCTGATTACTGCAATAAGGTGGCGAGGAGTACATCAAGACAGTCCTCTTCTTCTAATCAACACGCAGGCAGAAACATCTTGGCCTGTTGCCCTTGGATGAACTTGGATGAAGCAGACAAGGGTTTGAATGGAAAAACATCTAAGGCGCATCTGCAAGTCAGATTTGCTCATTATTTCCCCGCAGTCTTTTTCAGTCTTTACATTCTAAACGAAAGATTAGTAGCTTTAGTTCTATTGCATTCGAAGAGCACACTGGCTCCATCCAGTTATCAAGTTTTCAAGAGCAGCAACTTGCATTTAAATAAATCCCAGTCTCTCCACACTTGTAAACAGTCCACAAGAAATCCAATGTTGACAATGAATAATATCTTCCATTTATTAtacctgagagagaagaagaaataaaaaagttagTGACTATATCAGCAATAAACAATAACAG
It contains:
- the LOC122998291 gene encoding glutathione-specific gamma-glutamylcyclotransferase 1-like, with amino-acid sequence MKPRDILKEKSMWIFGYGSLVWKPDFAYKKSKIGYIRGYKRRFWQGDDFYRGDKEKPGRVVTLVKDQEACTWGVAYEVADSQLDQSLQYLNMREVVLGGYMTEVVEFIPQEKGQDSVPALVYIATSDNPTYLGPASDKEIATQIAICRGNMGNNIEYLVRLAEFMRVYCPDVEDDHLFSIEAALLNIFNDCGGIKSPDQKSLLVRAT